From the genome of Muricauda sp. SCSIO 64092, one region includes:
- a CDS encoding cupin domain-containing protein has product MYTINVNNTIANQSFEGVQVKQLVKSSRFEVLSISIAKNAVFPTHKSHEDAHLIVMEGKITFYIEGNPINLMEQQEFSFPKNIPHWVEALEDSKFLIIR; this is encoded by the coding sequence ATGTATACCATCAATGTAAATAATACCATTGCCAATCAGTCCTTTGAAGGTGTACAGGTCAAGCAACTGGTAAAAAGTAGTCGTTTTGAAGTGTTGAGCATCAGTATTGCCAAAAATGCCGTTTTCCCCACACATAAATCCCATGAAGATGCCCATTTGATTGTTATGGAAGGTAAAATCACCTTTTATATCGAGGGAAATCCCATAAACCTGATGGAACAACAAGAATTTAGTTTTCCCAAGAACATACCGCATTGGGTAGAAGCTTTGGAAGACTCCAAATTCCTTATTATTCGTTAA
- a CDS encoding nitrous oxide reductase accessory protein NosL, giving the protein MKKGIVYFLLLFVLGCSIGPKPIIYGETSCHFCSMTIVDKQHASQLVTKKGKVFNFDAIECMLNHLNEVEAQKMGLLLTNTYHDPEDLMDATKATFLISEGIPSPMGEYLTAFKTLEEAQKAQKEHEGEIFTWEELRARFRK; this is encoded by the coding sequence ATGAAAAAAGGGATCGTCTATTTTCTGTTGCTCTTTGTCCTGGGGTGCTCCATTGGCCCAAAGCCCATTATTTACGGGGAAACGTCCTGTCATTTTTGTAGCATGACCATTGTGGATAAGCAACATGCCTCCCAACTGGTCACCAAAAAGGGAAAGGTGTTCAACTTTGATGCCATCGAGTGTATGTTAAACCACCTTAACGAGGTTGAAGCACAGAAAATGGGCCTTCTTTTGACCAATACCTATCATGACCCAGAGGATTTAATGGATGCCACCAAGGCAACGTTTTTGATCAGTGAAGGCATTCCGAGTCCCATGGGGGAATATTTAACGGCTTTCAAGACCTTGGAGGAAGCCCAAAAGGCACAGAAGGAACATGAGGGGGAAATCTTTACTTGGGAAGAACTCAGGGCCAGGTTTAGAAAGTAA
- a CDS encoding fasciclin domain-containing protein, which translates to MKATTRLKFLVYPLLLLFLAVGCNSANKTDKSSNSTEGVGIETKKEQGQAFIENDESTPNVLQIAIGSQDHTTLVAAVQAADLENALVNAGPLMVFAPTNDAFAALPEGTVENLLKPENKDALANILKHHVTPGNYSKEFLKKFKKLGQANGQDALIEVKGEDVYVGGAKILGSVSGGNGIVHVVDKVILPPSEE; encoded by the coding sequence ATGAAAGCAACGACCCGACTTAAATTTTTGGTTTATCCGCTGCTACTGCTTTTTTTGGCAGTGGGTTGTAATTCCGCAAACAAGACCGATAAATCCTCCAATTCAACGGAGGGTGTGGGTATAGAAACCAAAAAGGAACAGGGGCAGGCATTTATAGAGAACGATGAATCGACTCCCAATGTCCTGCAAATTGCCATTGGTTCACAGGACCACACTACTTTGGTGGCTGCCGTGCAAGCTGCCGATCTGGAGAATGCCCTTGTTAATGCCGGACCCTTAATGGTGTTTGCACCAACCAATGATGCCTTTGCCGCCCTGCCCGAAGGGACGGTGGAAAACCTCCTAAAACCCGAAAACAAGGATGCACTGGCCAACATTTTAAAGCATCATGTAACCCCGGGCAACTATTCAAAGGAATTTTTGAAAAAATTCAAAAAGCTTGGGCAAGCCAATGGCCAGGATGCACTAATTGAGGTTAAAGGTGAAGACGTTTATGTGGGTGGGGCCAAAATTCTTGGCAGTGTTAGTGGCGGAAATGGAATTGTACACGTAGTGGATAAGGTTATCCTACCACCTTCCGAAGAGTAA
- a CDS encoding ClbS/DfsB family four-helix bundle protein has translation MARPGSKSDLLVQAKENYEKLMDFVDGFSKEELERDFPDGTLNMNVKDVLARLHSWHLLLLDWYTIGMSGEEPDMPAKGYTWRMLPELNGQIQQRYSKVSMDDIKGLLRISYKTVYKIIEAHTDEDLFTKKKYHWTGSTSLAAYVISATCSHYDWGYKLIKSGLNEL, from the coding sequence ATGGCGAGACCAGGAAGTAAGTCAGATTTATTAGTTCAAGCTAAGGAAAACTATGAGAAGTTGATGGATTTTGTTGACGGCTTTTCCAAGGAAGAGCTGGAACGGGATTTTCCGGATGGAACCTTGAATATGAATGTTAAGGATGTACTGGCCCGCTTGCACAGCTGGCACTTATTGCTCTTGGATTGGTATACCATTGGCATGTCCGGGGAAGAACCGGATATGCCCGCGAAAGGTTACACCTGGAGGATGTTGCCCGAATTGAACGGGCAGATACAACAACGATACTCCAAAGTTAGTATGGACGACATCAAAGGGCTATTGCGGATATCCTATAAGACCGTATACAAAATCATTGAAGCCCATACGGATGAGGATCTTTTTACAAAAAAGAAATATCACTGGACGGGATCTACTTCTTTGGCGGCATATGTGATTTCAGCCACTTGTAGTCATTACGATTGGGGTTATAAATTGATCAAGAGTGGATTAAACGAACTCTAA
- a CDS encoding ABC transporter ATP-binding protein, with translation MIQITDLHKKFGKNEVLKGLDLTIEPGRIYAILGPNGSGKTTLIKSILGMVLPDKGKIEVLGKPIEKGWKYRKQIDYLPQIANFPGNLKVRELIKMIKDLRNDEGNEELLITTFSLQPHLDKKLSNLSGGTKQKVNLVLAFMFNSQLLILDEPNTGLDPNALIKLKELISKEKANGKTLLITSHVMQFVEEVADEIVYLLEGTIYFKGTIAALKKVTNQQNVEHAIAELTKTEQDG, from the coding sequence ATGATACAGATTACCGATTTGCACAAAAAGTTTGGTAAAAATGAGGTGTTAAAAGGGCTTGACCTTACCATTGAACCTGGAAGGATATATGCTATTTTAGGACCCAACGGCTCGGGAAAAACCACTTTGATCAAAAGTATTTTGGGTATGGTACTTCCAGACAAGGGCAAAATAGAAGTTCTTGGCAAACCCATAGAAAAAGGATGGAAATACCGAAAACAAATAGACTACCTCCCACAAATTGCAAATTTCCCAGGAAACTTGAAGGTGAGGGAACTCATAAAAATGATCAAGGACCTTAGGAACGATGAAGGAAATGAGGAACTGTTGATTACAACGTTTTCCCTGCAACCCCATTTGGACAAAAAGCTGTCCAACTTATCCGGTGGTACCAAACAGAAGGTAAATCTGGTCCTTGCCTTTATGTTCAATAGCCAATTACTTATTTTGGACGAACCCAATACCGGATTGGATCCCAATGCCCTCATTAAACTAAAGGAACTTATTTCCAAGGAAAAGGCCAACGGAAAAACGTTACTTATTACTTCCCATGTCATGCAGTTTGTAGAAGAAGTAGCGGACGAGATAGTCTATCTTTTGGAAGGTACAATATATTTTAAGGGAACCATTGCCGCCTTAAAAAAAGTAACCAACCAGCAAAATGTGGAGCATGCCATTGCGGAATTGACCAAAACGGAACAAGATGGGTAA
- a CDS encoding CBS domain-containing protein produces the protein MKKHVPISQIMTTNVVTLSTKDDLVTAEELFKKHRIRHIPVVRDGTILGILSYTDLMRISFADAIDDDEYEVDTMVYNMFSIEQVMVKDVVSVTPNATVKEVAQFLAQKEFHALPVVDDGKLVGIVTTTDLIRYLLEMY, from the coding sequence ATGAAAAAACATGTTCCAATATCCCAAATAATGACCACCAATGTGGTCACCTTGAGTACCAAAGATGATTTAGTAACCGCTGAAGAGCTATTTAAAAAGCATCGTATACGGCATATTCCCGTAGTAAGGGATGGTACGATCTTGGGTATATTGAGCTACACGGATTTAATGCGGATCAGTTTTGCCGATGCCATTGATGATGACGAGTATGAAGTGGACACTATGGTATACAATATGTTCAGCATTGAACAGGTAATGGTCAAGGATGTGGTTAGCGTCACCCCTAATGCTACCGTTAAGGAAGTCGCTCAGTTTTTGGCACAAAAGGAGTTTCATGCACTACCGGTAGTGGATGACGGCAAGCTGGTTGGGATTGTTACTACGACAGATTTAATTCGATACCTATTGGAAATGTATTAG
- the nosZ gene encoding Sec-dependent nitrous-oxide reductase, translating into MKKIYYVIGGLLGATLLYMGCNQAAGPNTSGALASSAAEKVYVAPGEQDEFYAFLSGGYSGNLTVYGLPSGRMFKEIPVFSQFPTSGYGYSEETKPMLNTSFGFVPWDDLHHPDISQTNGELDGRWVFVNGNNTPRIARISLETFETEEIIEIPNSGGNHSSAFITENTEYVIAGTRFAVPVPQRDMPINEYKGNFKGALSFISVDPETGRLDLKFQVLMPGFNYDLSHPGRGKSHGWHFFSTYNTEEANTLMEVNSSQNDKDFIAAINWKKIEEYVNNGGGEKMATNYAHNIYSHETHTGTSTMKKEVVTVDPTKVPDAVFFLPTPKSPHGCDVDPSGEYIIGSGKLSADLTVHSFTKMLAAIEGKKFDGEAYGIPILSFDDVMAGIVKSGGLGPLHTEFDARGNAYTTFFISSEVVKWRLETWDVVDRKPTFYSVGHLMIPGGNSRKPFGKYVVAMNKITKDRYLPTGPEMEHSAQIYDISGEKMELIYDFPTHGEPHYAAGCPAELLASKSKKIYRLDENKHPYAVTNPSEARVERNGNEVHVYMSTIRSHFTPDNIEGIKVGDKVYFHITNHEQDFDVPHGFSIIGQNTSELLIMPGQTKTSVWEPKQVGVWPFYCTDFCSALHQEMQGYVRVSPANSNIDLSWSLGGE; encoded by the coding sequence ATGAAAAAAATCTATTATGTTATTGGCGGTCTTTTGGGTGCAACCCTACTTTATATGGGCTGTAATCAGGCCGCTGGTCCAAATACCAGTGGTGCCCTGGCATCATCCGCCGCCGAAAAGGTGTATGTTGCACCGGGTGAACAAGATGAGTTCTATGCCTTCCTTTCAGGGGGATATAGCGGAAACTTGACGGTTTATGGACTTCCCTCTGGACGTATGTTCAAGGAAATTCCAGTGTTCTCCCAGTTCCCAACTTCGGGATATGGATATTCTGAAGAGACCAAACCCATGTTGAATACCTCTTTTGGGTTTGTACCTTGGGACGATTTGCACCACCCCGATATTTCCCAAACCAACGGGGAGTTGGATGGTCGATGGGTTTTTGTAAACGGTAACAATACCCCACGTATCGCCCGTATAAGTTTGGAAACTTTTGAAACCGAGGAAATTATTGAAATACCCAATAGTGGTGGTAACCATAGTTCGGCATTTATTACCGAAAATACAGAGTATGTTATCGCAGGAACGCGCTTCGCCGTACCTGTTCCACAACGGGATATGCCCATTAATGAGTACAAGGGAAACTTTAAAGGTGCGCTTAGTTTTATAAGTGTAGATCCGGAAACCGGCCGCCTGGATTTGAAATTTCAGGTATTAATGCCAGGTTTCAATTACGACCTTTCCCACCCCGGCCGTGGAAAATCACATGGATGGCACTTCTTTAGCACCTACAATACCGAGGAGGCAAATACCTTAATGGAAGTTAACTCCTCCCAAAATGACAAGGATTTTATAGCTGCCATTAACTGGAAAAAGATTGAAGAATATGTGAATAACGGTGGCGGGGAGAAAATGGCTACCAACTATGCACATAATATCTATAGCCATGAAACCCATACGGGAACTTCAACAATGAAAAAAGAGGTCGTTACCGTTGACCCCACCAAAGTTCCGGATGCAGTGTTTTTCTTACCCACTCCAAAATCCCCCCACGGGTGCGATGTTGATCCTTCCGGTGAATACATTATTGGTTCCGGTAAGCTTTCGGCCGATTTAACCGTTCATTCCTTTACCAAAATGCTTGCTGCCATTGAAGGCAAAAAATTTGATGGTGAAGCGTATGGCATTCCCATTTTGAGTTTTGATGATGTCATGGCCGGTATTGTAAAAAGTGGAGGTTTAGGCCCATTACACACCGAATTTGATGCGCGGGGAAATGCCTACACCACGTTCTTCATTTCTTCCGAAGTGGTGAAATGGAGATTGGAAACTTGGGATGTAGTGGATAGAAAACCAACATTTTATTCAGTGGGCCATTTAATGATTCCCGGTGGAAACTCACGTAAACCATTTGGTAAATATGTGGTGGCCATGAACAAAATCACCAAAGATCGTTATCTGCCCACAGGTCCGGAAATGGAGCACTCCGCACAGATTTATGACATATCGGGCGAAAAAATGGAGTTGATCTATGATTTCCCAACACATGGGGAGCCACACTATGCAGCAGGATGTCCGGCAGAATTATTGGCATCCAAATCCAAGAAAATCTATCGCCTGGACGAAAACAAACACCCTTATGCGGTCACCAATCCTTCAGAGGCCAGGGTAGAGCGTAATGGTAACGAGGTACACGTGTATATGAGTACCATCCGCAGCCACTTTACCCCGGATAATATAGAAGGCATTAAAGTTGGCGATAAGGTGTATTTCCATATTACGAACCATGAGCAGGACTTTGATGTTCCCCATGGATTCTCAATTATTGGACAGAATACTTCCGAGCTATTGATTATGCCCGGACAGACCAAAACTTCGGTTTGGGAACCCAAACAAGTTGGTGTGTGGCCATTTTATTGCACGGATTTTTGTTCGGCCCTTCACCAGGAAATGCAAGGTTACGTAAGGGTTTCCCCGGCCAATTCCAATATTGATCTTTCATGGTCACTGGGTGGTGAATAA
- a CDS encoding RrF2 family transcriptional regulator, giving the protein MLSNSSKYALKGVLYLAVNASESKKILAKDVAKPINAPTAYTAKLLQELGRHGIVSSVKGPYGGFYLTEENMETQLIKIVDVIDGEQRLRSCMLSIAECDEENPCPLHHLIGDIKNIFIKNLEETTISQMVTEIGKGKCVLPL; this is encoded by the coding sequence ATGCTCTCGAATTCTTCCAAATATGCCCTAAAAGGGGTTTTATACCTAGCGGTCAATGCCAGCGAATCCAAAAAAATTCTTGCAAAGGATGTTGCAAAACCAATTAATGCCCCTACGGCGTACACGGCCAAGTTGCTTCAGGAATTGGGAAGACATGGGATTGTTTCTTCGGTCAAAGGGCCATATGGTGGTTTTTATTTGACCGAAGAAAATATGGAAACCCAATTGATCAAAATTGTTGACGTAATTGATGGGGAACAACGCCTACGGTCCTGTATGTTGAGTATAGCCGAATGCGATGAAGAGAATCCATGTCCCCTTCATCATTTGATTGGGGATATTAAGAACATCTTCATCAAGAATTTGGAGGAAACCACAATTTCCCAAATGGTCACCGAGATAGGCAAAGGAAAATGCGTATTACCATTATAG
- a CDS encoding TonB-dependent receptor domain-containing protein translates to MNFIQSVCKGLLVALIYHMGFLSMAQETKTIKLLDKDNAMPIVGATFEYGQQNGTTDENGNFQFAYNEGGTLYLSHINYGKWALNNDAVLKMIREKVLYQQSITVNLYPVTVIALRPNEKPADKVKLDYQEQLAHDGASVLNQNPALNSIRKGGNYGFDPVFRGFKYDQLNIVLNGAQGATAACPNRMDPPTSQMAPNMLDRIEVLKGPHALRFGTGFGATINFIPTKLRFTEEDALYGRVSSGYEGNGTVLRNEGKLGFSGENHDIALFGSWSQGNDYTSGNGQVVAADFNRGSFGTNLGFNISDDHQLRLSAIYNIARDADFPALPMDLRTDDTWLFNAKHDVTFENRSLSSWNTTVFASFVDHLMDNLLKPLDPRMLNAETNATTYNYGGRTEGIWDFEKSNLFAGADFRREGAEGTRVREFLMGPNAGRTFEDNAWQDGFITKSSVFAEYHFKPKNIQFVFSTRLEVNSANTNDPADEFAQVNGDAQITQFNPSFSLGATTTIGKDLVMGLWLGRAQRSAGLTERFINYFPVGQDPFELLGNPQLDPEVNNQLDLSFQWTGTHSNLGVDLFAGYLQDFISSFIDSELSPRLPNSPGVRKFVNIEDAFKTGIEINWKQQLLVGLQHQVGMAYTYAQDLERDEPLPEIAPLDFRYVLIGDYFDGKLKPELTFRHVLRQSRISTEFGETETPSFSLLNVQLAYQLTKATRLTAGVNNIFDDNYYEHLNRSVRGNNIPIFAPGRNAFASLNFVF, encoded by the coding sequence ATGAATTTTATACAATCAGTTTGCAAAGGGCTGTTGGTTGCCCTTATTTACCACATGGGGTTTTTATCCATGGCCCAAGAAACCAAGACCATAAAATTGTTGGACAAGGACAATGCCATGCCCATTGTAGGCGCAACCTTTGAATACGGCCAACAAAACGGAACAACGGATGAAAACGGAAATTTTCAGTTCGCATATAATGAAGGAGGAACTTTGTACTTATCACACATCAACTATGGAAAATGGGCATTGAATAATGATGCCGTTTTGAAAATGATTCGTGAAAAGGTGCTTTACCAACAAAGTATTACGGTAAATCTATATCCGGTAACGGTAATTGCCCTAAGGCCCAATGAAAAACCTGCGGACAAGGTAAAATTGGACTACCAGGAACAATTGGCCCACGACGGTGCGTCCGTATTGAATCAAAACCCTGCATTAAATAGCATTCGCAAGGGGGGCAACTATGGCTTTGATCCCGTTTTTAGGGGTTTTAAGTATGATCAATTAAATATAGTACTCAATGGGGCCCAGGGCGCAACGGCGGCCTGTCCAAACCGCATGGATCCCCCTACCAGTCAAATGGCACCAAACATGTTAGATCGCATAGAAGTACTCAAAGGTCCCCACGCCCTTAGGTTTGGGACAGGATTTGGGGCTACCATAAATTTTATTCCCACCAAGCTACGTTTCACGGAAGAAGATGCGCTCTATGGCCGCGTATCCAGCGGATATGAGGGCAATGGTACAGTTCTTAGAAATGAGGGGAAATTGGGTTTTAGTGGGGAAAATCACGATATCGCTTTATTTGGTTCATGGTCCCAGGGCAACGATTATACTTCCGGTAACGGTCAGGTCGTAGCAGCGGATTTTAACCGTGGTAGTTTTGGCACCAATTTAGGATTCAACATTTCCGATGACCATCAATTACGGTTATCGGCAATCTATAATATAGCCAGGGACGCCGATTTTCCAGCTCTGCCCATGGACCTGAGGACTGACGACACCTGGCTGTTCAATGCCAAGCATGATGTTACTTTTGAAAACAGGAGCTTGAGTTCCTGGAACACCACGGTTTTTGCCTCATTTGTCGATCATTTAATGGACAATCTCCTTAAACCTCTTGATCCCAGAATGCTGAATGCCGAAACCAACGCCACAACTTATAATTATGGAGGCAGGACCGAAGGTATCTGGGATTTTGAAAAATCGAACCTTTTTGCAGGGGCCGATTTCAGGCGTGAAGGTGCCGAAGGTACAAGGGTTCGCGAATTCTTGATGGGTCCTAATGCCGGACGTACCTTTGAAGATAATGCTTGGCAAGATGGCTTTATTACAAAAAGTAGTGTTTTTGCCGAATACCATTTTAAACCAAAAAACATCCAATTCGTTTTCTCCACAAGATTGGAAGTGAATAGCGCAAACACCAATGATCCTGCCGATGAATTTGCCCAGGTCAATGGAGATGCGCAGATAACCCAATTTAATCCAAGTTTTAGCCTGGGGGCCACAACAACTATTGGGAAGGATTTGGTTATGGGACTTTGGTTGGGACGTGCGCAACGCAGTGCAGGCCTCACGGAACGCTTCATTAATTATTTTCCGGTAGGCCAAGATCCCTTCGAACTATTGGGCAATCCCCAACTTGATCCGGAAGTCAATAATCAGTTGGATCTTTCCTTTCAATGGACGGGTACCCATAGCAATCTGGGAGTAGACCTATTTGCCGGGTATTTACAGGACTTCATATCTTCTTTTATCGATTCCGAGCTGTCACCAAGATTACCCAATAGCCCCGGTGTCAGGAAATTTGTGAATATTGAGGATGCATTTAAGACCGGGATAGAAATTAATTGGAAACAACAATTGTTGGTCGGCCTTCAACACCAGGTGGGTATGGCCTATACCTATGCCCAGGATTTGGAACGTGATGAGCCATTGCCGGAAATTGCCCCTTTGGATTTTAGATATGTCTTGATCGGAGACTATTTTGATGGTAAACTAAAACCTGAACTTACTTTTAGACATGTCCTGCGACAGTCGCGGATATCCACAGAGTTTGGAGAAACGGAAACCCCTTCCTTTTCTTTACTGAATGTGCAATTGGCGTATCAATTGACAAAGGCGACTCGACTCACCGCGGGTGTGAACAATATTTTTGACGATAACTATTATGAACATTTAAATCGCTCGGTAAGGGGAAACAATATTCCCATTTTTGCTCCCGGACGTAACGCCTTTGCGTCCTTAAATTTTGTTTTTTAG
- a CDS encoding ABC transporter permease — MGKVLKYSFYDLVRSRWSYIYFLFYLALGFVLLFLNSDLSKAVITLMNIIIVLVPLIGTIFGTMYYYNSKEFTELLLAQPIKRSHIFLGQYFGVAGSLSLSLAVGLGVPFMAYGLLRSNAIFDFSLLLGVGVFLTLIFTGLAFNIAISNENKIKGFGYAVLLWLFMAVIYDGIFLLSLIVFEEYPLDTFSMVATTLNPIDLSRTLILLKLDISALLGYTGAIFKRFFGTQLGFWVSMLVLVLWTLIPILRLKYKASRKDF, encoded by the coding sequence ATGGGTAAAGTATTGAAATACAGTTTTTACGATTTGGTGCGGAGCCGTTGGAGCTACATTTACTTTCTCTTCTATTTGGCCCTCGGTTTTGTACTGTTGTTCCTCAATAGCGACTTGTCAAAGGCAGTAATCACCCTAATGAACATTATCATTGTCCTGGTACCGCTAATTGGGACCATATTTGGAACCATGTACTATTATAATTCCAAAGAATTTACGGAACTGTTATTGGCGCAGCCCATTAAACGTTCGCACATTTTCCTTGGTCAGTACTTTGGTGTGGCGGGTTCCCTATCCCTAAGTTTGGCCGTTGGCCTTGGCGTTCCATTTATGGCCTATGGATTACTGCGAAGCAATGCCATTTTTGATTTTTCACTCCTTTTGGGGGTTGGTGTATTCCTTACTTTGATCTTTACCGGATTGGCCTTTAATATCGCCATTTCCAATGAGAATAAAATCAAGGGTTTTGGATATGCAGTTTTACTCTGGCTGTTTATGGCCGTTATTTATGACGGTATCTTTTTGTTGTCCCTCATTGTTTTTGAAGAATATCCCTTGGACACCTTTTCCATGGTCGCCACCACACTAAATCCCATAGACCTTTCCAGGACCTTGATTTTATTGAAATTGGACATTTCTGCATTATTGGGGTACACAGGTGCCATTTTCAAAAGATTTTTTGGAACACAACTAGGTTTCTGGGTCTCCATGCTTGTTCTTGTACTTTGGACGCTTATCCCTATCCTTCGTCTAAAATACAAGGCGAGTCGAAAGGACTTTTGA
- a CDS encoding nitrous oxide reductase family maturation protein NosD — protein sequence MRKSLYLAFGFFLLFTWGVAAKTVEVCESCPVKSIKGAIALAKDYDTVLVKKGTYYEFDILIDKPLTLKGEGYPIVDGQKKGEIIKIISDNVTVDGLFIINVGVSYTTDFAAIRVTKSEHFTIQNVVLEKLFFGIYLEKSSNGKVYHNKIIGDAKDEYNSGNGIQLWYSHYVDVSHNHVQGTRDGIYLEFSDNITITKNTSTKNLRYGLHFMFSDNDVYSQNTFEENGAGVAVMFSRNISMQNNTFRKNWGPAAYGMLLKEINDADIQNNTFEENTVAISIEGSNRITYKDNDFIKNGWAIRVIGACYTNIFTGNNFMNNSFDVSYNSKLNDNEFRSNYWSDYTGYDLDRDGTGDVPYRPVKLFSYIANKTPETIVLLRSLFMDIIDFSEKVSPVFTPDNLEDAQPLMKKRQ from the coding sequence ATGAGAAAATCCCTTTACTTGGCGTTTGGGTTTTTCCTATTATTTACTTGGGGCGTTGCGGCCAAGACCGTAGAAGTATGTGAATCCTGCCCGGTAAAATCCATTAAAGGGGCCATAGCCCTGGCCAAGGATTATGATACCGTTCTAGTTAAAAAAGGAACCTATTACGAGTTTGATATCCTTATTGACAAACCTTTGACCTTAAAAGGGGAGGGCTATCCCATAGTGGATGGCCAAAAAAAGGGGGAGATCATAAAGATTATTTCGGACAATGTAACCGTGGACGGCCTATTTATCATTAATGTTGGGGTGAGCTACACGACTGATTTTGCCGCCATACGGGTAACCAAAAGTGAACATTTCACCATTCAGAATGTGGTATTGGAAAAGTTGTTCTTCGGAATCTATTTGGAAAAATCCTCAAATGGCAAAGTGTACCACAATAAGATTATTGGAGATGCCAAAGATGAATACAACTCGGGCAATGGCATTCAACTGTGGTATTCGCATTATGTGGATGTAAGCCATAACCATGTACAAGGTACCCGTGATGGTATCTATCTGGAGTTTTCAGATAATATTACCATTACAAAGAACACCAGTACCAAAAACCTTCGTTACGGCCTACATTTCATGTTTTCGGACAATGACGTGTATTCCCAGAACACCTTTGAGGAAAACGGTGCGGGCGTAGCCGTCATGTTTTCAAGGAACATAAGTATGCAAAACAACACTTTTAGAAAAAATTGGGGGCCTGCCGCATATGGAATGCTGTTAAAGGAGATCAATGATGCAGACATTCAAAACAATACATTTGAGGAAAACACCGTAGCCATCAGTATTGAGGGATCGAACAGAATTACCTATAAAGACAATGATTTCATAAAAAACGGTTGGGCCATTCGAGTTATTGGGGCGTGCTATACCAATATATTTACGGGCAATAACTTTATGAACAATTCTTTTGACGTTTCCTATAACAGCAAATTGAACGACAATGAATTTCGATCCAATTATTGGAGTGATTATACGGGATACGATTTGGATAGGGATGGCACAGGGGATGTTCCCTATCGTCCGGTAAAACTGTTTTCTTATATTGCCAATAAAACCCCAGAGACCATTGTCCTGCTAAGGAGTCTATTTATGGACATTATTGATTTTTCGGAAAAAGTGTCCCCGGTATTCACTCCGGATAATTTAGAGGACGCCCAACCTTTGATGAAAAAACGCCAATGA
- a CDS encoding c-type cytochrome, producing MKINISILACLFALILVGCGGKTEKKEEGFSVNRKKSPEKVEQSTPETNDVPASQRITLDNKGVGQIKDITLDPEIDQAMANAGGELFKTNCTACHRTDKRFIGPKMQGILERRSPEWVMNMILDPQLMVEEDRCAKDLLVEFNGAAMSNQNLTVEQTRSLLEFFRTL from the coding sequence ATGAAAATCAATATTTCAATTTTAGCTTGCTTGTTTGCTTTAATCCTTGTTGGATGTGGAGGTAAAACGGAAAAAAAAGAAGAAGGTTTTAGTGTAAATAGGAAAAAATCTCCCGAAAAAGTAGAACAAAGTACTCCTGAAACCAACGATGTTCCTGCCTCCCAACGCATAACCCTGGACAACAAAGGGGTTGGGCAGATCAAGGACATTACCTTGGACCCGGAAATAGACCAGGCCATGGCAAATGCGGGCGGTGAACTCTTCAAGACCAATTGTACGGCCTGCCATAGAACGGACAAGCGTTTTATTGGTCCAAAAATGCAGGGCATTTTGGAACGCAGGAGTCCTGAATGGGTAATGAACATGATCCTGGATCCCCAGCTCATGGTTGAGGAGGACCGTTGTGCCAAGGATTTGTTGGTGGAATTCAACGGCGCCGCCATGTCCAACCAAAACCTTACCGTGGAACAAACCCGTTCCCTCCTGGAATTTTTTAGAACACTCTAA